In one Aricia agestis chromosome 5, ilAriAges1.1, whole genome shotgun sequence genomic region, the following are encoded:
- the LOC121727449 gene encoding protein PIEZO homolog has protein sequence MRAVAAFVLVTVLSLSIAEETTSKDKYEDQQNIIETKPSARLDPYIRKALLKALSDLEENASVTTDLDSSDETTNDGSNTDSYATETGKENIKIHSFIVNGQEAFAQGSNTSPFKVDKKISILSSTAGNVENVNGDSTLPTKDPFTEILQARETAASSQQVRSIQSTPKSSTSFIKGNHKYSNFKPFRTSTTTSTTTTTTTTTTTPKPTHNDDGENIEEVDKKDVQVYQAPLVAAFTVQQDANGVPKNVFPIYQQINNNQDLKLAGSSNFLTNNPNKGQNDYISLQLSLQRELEEKQRILEEQLKLLQFHQRQQEQILRQQQLLIQQKDAQRQQQLLLEQEKLNRLQLEQQRNNANLNNFQPPVLNKPVPNIPIPTNNPLPLSSQVSIQKSVTLDQSNIIANQQQLPNREAVDFLLHLRNQQQNQFPLQQNHLPQGIDTFLRPKPTVAFNQATNLNQLTAFDDLPQRQSNRVFRQESGVGNFGNFQNNNFNPNNVNNNFNPNNVNNNRFNNFNPNNVNNNRFFPGNRPNQFNSDYELKQLLAQRGIHGRAQEDLNIVSKVLSLNHGVPVNRPFDSRRHIRSIL, from the coding sequence GTAGCAGCGTTTGTGCTCGTCACCGTATTATCTTTGTCCATTGCCGAGGAGACAACCAGCAAAGATAAATATGAGGACCAGCAGAACATCATTGAGACTAAACCTTCCGCTCGCTTAGATCCTTACATTAGAAAGGCGCTTCTGAAAGCCCTCAGTGACCTAGAAGAAAATGCAAGCGTCACGACTGATCTGGATTCATCCGACGAGACTACCAATGATGGCTCCAACACTGACTCCTACGCAACGGAAACTGGCAAAGAAAATATCAAAATCCATTCATTCATCGTAAATGGTCAAGAAGCATTCGCTCAGGGTTCGAACACATCACCATTCAAGGTGGATAAGAAAATTTCTATTCTGAGTTCAACAGCGGGTAACGTGGAGAACGTGAATGGTGATTCAACCCTACCAACAAAGGATCCTTTCACAGAAATCCTGCAAGCGAGAGAAACTGCAGCCAGCTCACAGCAAGTGAGAAGTATTCAGAGCACACCAAAATCGTCCACTAGTTTTATCAAAGGAAACCACAAGTATTCGAATTTTAAACCCTTCAGAACATCAACGACAACTTCTACCACTACCACTACAACGACAACAACGACAACCCCAAAACCGACGCATAACGATGATGGAGAGAATATCGAGGAGGTAGATAAGAAAGACGTGCAAGTTTATCAGGCTCCGCTAGTTGCAGCTTTCACAGTCCAACAAGATGCTAATGGCGTCCCGAAAAATGTTTTTCCTATCTACCAACAGATCAACAACAACCAAGATCTGAAACTGGCTGGCTCCTCGAATTTCCTCACTAATAACCCTAACAAGGGGCAAAATGATTACATTTCTCTACAGTTGAGTCTCCAGAGAGAACTAGAAGAAAAACAGCGTATTCTAGAAGAGCAACTAAAACTGTTGCAGTTCCACCAGAGACAGCAGGAGCAGATATTGAGACAGCAACAATTGCTGATACAACAGAAAGACGCTCAGAGGCAGCAACAATTGTTGTTAGAACAAGAAAAGCTAAACCGACTCCAACTTGAACAACAAAGGAACAATGCGAACTTGAATAACTTTCAGCCGCCCGTTCTAAACAAACCAGTGCCGAATATTCCCATTCCCACAAACAATCCATTGCCCTTAAGTTCCCAAGTTTCAATTCAAAAGAGCGTCACCTTGGATCAAAGTAATATCATTGCGAATCAGCAGCAATTGCCCAATAGAGAAGCTGTAGACTTTCTGTTACATTTACGGAATCAACAACAAAATCAATTTCCATTACAACAAAATCATCTTCCACAGGGAATAGATACGTTCCTTCGACCGAAACCAACTGTAGCCTTCAACCAGGCTACAAACCTAAACCAGTTGACAGCTTTCGACGACTTACCACAGAGACAGAGCAATCGCGTCTTCCGTCAGGAGAGCGGCGTGGGAAACTTCGGAAACTTCcagaacaacaattttaatccTAACAACGTGAACAACAATTTTAACCCTAACAACGTGAACAACAACAGATTCAACAATTTTAACCCTAACAACGTGAACAACAACAGATTTTTTCCTGGAAACAGACCCAACCAGTTCAATTCTGACTACGAACTGAAACAGTTGTTGGCACAGAGAGGCATTCACGGGAGAGCACAGGAAGATTTGAACATCGTGTCCAAAGTTCTATCCTTAAACCACGGGGTTCCAGTCAACAGGCCGTTCGATAGCAGAAGACACATCAGAAGTATCTTATGA